In the genome of Halapricum salinum, one region contains:
- a CDS encoding aminotransferase class IV has product MQYHVDGDLVPASEATVSVRDRGFMYGDAAFETMRAYGGTVFAWDAHADRLERTVKTLGFVDALPSREDLHDRVVTTLDGNDLDDAYVKLSISRGVQPGKLTPGEAVDPTVVVQVDSLPRGGVEGESVWDDYATLQSVKTRRVPDEAIPADAKTHNYLNGILARLELRRAATDDFQADEALMRDTEGHVAEGATSNVFFVDNGVLKTPSREQSILPGVTRSIVIQLAQEEDFQVREGRYTVEDVRNADEAFLTNSTWGIRPVASLDGIEIGRGPMTTLLARLYDERVEQLCY; this is encoded by the coding sequence ATGCAGTATCACGTCGACGGCGACCTCGTGCCGGCCTCGGAGGCGACCGTCAGCGTCCGCGACCGCGGATTCATGTACGGCGACGCGGCCTTCGAGACGATGCGGGCCTACGGCGGGACGGTCTTCGCCTGGGACGCCCACGCCGACCGTCTCGAACGGACTGTGAAGACCCTCGGCTTCGTGGACGCCCTCCCCTCGCGCGAGGACCTTCACGATCGGGTCGTCACGACACTCGACGGCAACGACCTCGACGACGCCTACGTCAAGCTCTCGATCTCCCGCGGGGTCCAGCCCGGGAAACTCACGCCGGGTGAAGCGGTCGATCCCACAGTCGTCGTGCAGGTCGACTCGCTGCCCCGAGGCGGCGTCGAGGGCGAGTCGGTCTGGGACGACTACGCGACCCTCCAGTCCGTGAAGACTCGCCGTGTCCCGGACGAGGCGATCCCGGCCGACGCGAAGACGCACAACTACCTCAACGGAATCCTCGCTCGGCTGGAACTCCGACGGGCGGCGACCGACGACTTTCAAGCGGACGAGGCGCTCATGCGAGATACCGAGGGGCACGTCGCCGAGGGCGCGACGTCGAACGTCTTCTTCGTCGACAACGGGGTATTGAAGACCCCCTCGCGCGAGCAGTCGATCCTGCCCGGCGTCACCCGATCGATCGTGATCCAACTCGCCCAGGAGGAGGACTTCCAGGTCCGCGAGGGTCGCTACACCGTCGAGGACGTCCGCAACGCCGACGAGGCCTTTCTCACCAACTCGACGTGGGGGATCCGCCCCGTCGCGTCTCTCGATGGGATCGAGATCGGGCGCGGGCCGATGACGACCCTGCTCGCGCGACTCTACGACGAACGCGTCGAACAGTTGTGTTACTGA
- a CDS encoding MATE family efflux transporter, translating into MLALARFLSNPISGVIVAVGSLLGRFGLADRERTERTAELAWPRIVTGIARMSKNAVDVAMVGIAIGPLAIAGVGFAGPFWGLAFSFGGGVAAGSIALVSQRFGADRLDAIGGAVRSSVLLAVVLTLPLTALYWLFPVELLSLLTDNPRTIELGSAYLQIVGLGVPFAALNLVGSRVYIGVDDAWTPMVIRSAGAITNVALNAVFIFVLDMGVVGAALGTVLSNVLVTATFAFGLVVRQIPGTRQFPTCISPLGTYADRGTIRDIVEIGLPVAGRNSVWTVAQFPMLAIVALYGEFVVAAYVIARRIWGLMNTPGWGFGLAASSLVGQQLGAEDEDRAAAYGKEITRLAIGTYLVGGILTALLAEPIVRLFVDDPANTSIPIAVALVYAACLAIVPQAIKATIAGALDATGDTRWPFYSQALGMVGVAIPLVYLGAVTPLGMWGLYLSFVAESTIPAAINYYRFATGKWRAISREYRPDAQVGDD; encoded by the coding sequence GTGCTCGCGCTCGCTCGGTTCCTGAGCAATCCGATCAGCGGCGTCATCGTCGCTGTCGGGAGCTTGCTGGGTCGATTCGGCCTGGCCGACCGCGAGCGGACCGAGCGCACGGCCGAACTGGCCTGGCCCCGCATCGTCACCGGCATCGCCCGGATGTCGAAAAACGCCGTCGACGTCGCGATGGTCGGGATCGCCATCGGGCCGCTCGCGATCGCTGGCGTCGGCTTCGCCGGCCCGTTCTGGGGGCTGGCCTTCTCGTTCGGCGGCGGCGTCGCCGCCGGCTCGATCGCGCTCGTCTCCCAGCGCTTCGGGGCCGATCGACTGGACGCCATCGGCGGCGCGGTCCGTTCTTCGGTCTTGCTCGCGGTCGTCCTGACGCTCCCGCTCACGGCCCTGTACTGGCTGTTCCCGGTCGAGTTGCTCTCGTTGCTCACGGACAATCCGCGGACGATCGAACTCGGGAGCGCCTACCTGCAGATCGTGGGGCTCGGCGTCCCGTTCGCGGCACTGAACCTCGTCGGGAGTCGCGTCTACATCGGCGTCGACGACGCCTGGACGCCGATGGTCATCCGTTCGGCCGGTGCGATCACGAACGTCGCGCTCAACGCCGTGTTCATCTTCGTCCTCGACATGGGCGTCGTCGGCGCGGCGCTCGGGACGGTCCTCTCGAACGTGCTCGTGACCGCCACCTTCGCGTTCGGACTCGTCGTCCGGCAGATCCCGGGAACCAGACAGTTCCCCACGTGTATCTCGCCGCTGGGGACCTACGCCGATCGAGGGACGATCCGTGACATCGTCGAGATCGGCCTCCCCGTCGCCGGTCGCAACAGCGTCTGGACGGTCGCACAGTTCCCGATGCTGGCGATCGTCGCCCTCTACGGCGAGTTCGTCGTCGCTGCCTACGTCATCGCGCGTCGGATCTGGGGGCTGATGAACACGCCCGGCTGGGGTTTTGGACTCGCCGCGTCGAGTCTCGTCGGTCAGCAACTCGGAGCCGAAGACGAGGATCGGGCGGCCGCCTACGGCAAGGAGATCACCCGGCTGGCCATCGGGACCTATCTCGTCGGCGGGATTCTGACAGCGCTACTCGCCGAGCCGATCGTCCGGCTGTTCGTCGACGACCCCGCGAACACGTCGATCCCCATCGCGGTCGCGCTGGTCTACGCGGCCTGTCTCGCCATCGTCCCGCAGGCGATCAAGGCGACCATCGCCGGGGCGCTCGATGCGACAGGCGACACGCGCTGGCCGTTCTACAGCCAGGCGCTCGGGATGGTCGGGGTCGCGATCCCCCTGGTGTATCTCGGGGCCGTGACGCCCCTCGGGATGTGGGGCCTGTACCTCTCCTTTGTCGCTGAGAGCACGATCCCCGCGGCGATCAACTACTACCGGTTCGCGACCGGGAAGTGGCGCGCGATCAGTCGGGAGTACCGGCCGGACGCCCAGGTCGGAGACGACTGA
- a CDS encoding RIO1 family regulatory kinase/ATPase domain-containing protein, with amino-acid sequence MALRRLLRGQIDWDRLEALAQEIADRYDQPGSRVEFLDADNWLSTPFVVDDRYFVKAISRQHSLVHTLLTTGRNLGAYSSGSEGFFEHVDTPVEMAERELAATRRMRELGINVPRPVAAFEFDGLGVLVMEYIPEFETLDDADPDTVDDHAEELFEWLTEMHEAGFAHGDLRAENVLLSRGELYFIDATSVDEDNIPDARAYDVACALAVLEPIVGANRAVEAAGAICDRETLVTASDFLDFVNIRPDHSFDVLAVKGELAKATAG; translated from the coding sequence ATGGCCCTCCGCCGGCTTCTCCGCGGGCAGATCGACTGGGATCGCCTGGAGGCGCTCGCCCAGGAGATCGCCGACCGCTACGACCAGCCCGGGAGCCGCGTGGAGTTTCTGGACGCCGACAACTGGCTGTCGACGCCCTTTGTCGTCGACGACCGCTATTTCGTGAAAGCGATCTCTCGGCAGCATTCACTGGTGCACACGCTGTTGACGACGGGCCGTAACCTCGGTGCCTATTCGAGCGGCTCGGAGGGATTCTTCGAACACGTCGACACGCCGGTCGAGATGGCCGAACGGGAACTGGCGGCCACCCGGCGGATGCGCGAGTTAGGTATCAACGTCCCACGACCGGTCGCAGCCTTCGAGTTCGACGGCCTGGGCGTGCTGGTGATGGAGTACATCCCCGAGTTCGAGACGCTGGACGACGCAGACCCCGACACCGTCGACGACCACGCCGAGGAGCTGTTCGAGTGGCTCACCGAGATGCACGAGGCCGGCTTCGCCCACGGAGACCTCCGCGCCGAGAACGTCCTGCTCTCACGGGGTGAACTCTACTTCATCGACGCGACCAGCGTCGACGAGGACAACATCCCCGACGCACGAGCCTACGACGTCGCCTGCGCGCTGGCCGTCCTCGAACCGATCGTCGGCGCGAACAGGGCCGTCGAGGCCGCTGGCGCGATCTGCGATCGCGAGACGCTCGTCACCGCCAGCGACTTCCTGGATTTCGTGAATATCCGCCCGGATCACAGTTTCGACGTCCTCGCAGTCAAGGGCGAACTGGCGAAAGCGACGGCGGGCTAA
- a CDS encoding pyridoxamine 5'-phosphate oxidase family protein, with amino-acid sequence MDVPEIVTVDDTDRDRLLGNGGVGVLSFAGDGGDPPHSIPVSYGYDVSEATFYFRLAVDEDSAKGEIADHSVTFVVHGTDDDLGYWSVVASGHLETLEKADVTTDALDGLDSVQIPLVDIFGTSTRNVTFEFARLISESFTARTDSPTTE; translated from the coding sequence ATGGATGTCCCTGAGATTGTGACAGTAGACGATACGGACCGGGATAGACTACTGGGCAACGGGGGTGTCGGAGTGCTGTCGTTCGCCGGTGACGGGGGCGATCCGCCGCACTCAATCCCGGTTTCGTACGGCTACGACGTGAGCGAGGCGACGTTCTACTTCCGGCTTGCCGTCGACGAAGACTCGGCAAAGGGAGAGATCGCGGACCACTCTGTGACGTTCGTCGTCCACGGAACCGACGACGACCTCGGATACTGGAGCGTCGTCGCGAGTGGGCACCTCGAGACCCTCGAAAAAGCGGACGTGACTACCGACGCGCTGGACGGACTCGACTCGGTCCAGATTCCGCTCGTCGACATCTTCGGGACCTCGACGCGGAACGTCACGTTCGAGTTCGCCAGACTCATCTCCGAGAGCTTCACTGCACGCACCGATTCGCCGACCACCGAGTGA
- a CDS encoding DMT family transporter codes for MVDDQPPVPPLVALAVAVVAVSTSAILIRWSHAPSSVAAFYRVLFTTLLLVPVAAWRYREAFARLTTRDWFVATASGLALAVHFAAWFESLDWTSVAASVTLVQTQPVFVAIGAVLLLGERFNRRMAVGIAIALLGSVLLSAGDFLTGGVFAGADPLYGDALALLGAVAAAGYVLAGRSLRQHMPLVPYVVVVYSVCTAGLLVWTVGQGASLGPYPPREWLLFLGMAVGPGIFGHTVVNWALGHVESSVVSVTLVGEPVGSTLLALVLLGEVPPALTVVGGAVVLAGIVLTARSRPKAD; via the coding sequence GTGGTCGACGATCAGCCACCCGTGCCACCGCTGGTGGCGCTCGCTGTCGCCGTCGTCGCGGTCAGCACCAGCGCCATCCTGATTCGCTGGAGTCACGCACCGTCGTCGGTCGCGGCCTTCTATCGCGTCCTGTTCACGACGCTGTTGCTCGTACCCGTCGCAGCCTGGCGCTACCGCGAGGCGTTCGCGCGACTCACTACCCGAGACTGGTTCGTCGCGACTGCGTCGGGGTTGGCGCTGGCCGTCCACTTCGCAGCCTGGTTCGAGAGTCTCGACTGGACGAGCGTGGCGGCGTCGGTCACGCTCGTCCAGACTCAGCCCGTGTTCGTCGCCATCGGAGCCGTTCTCCTCCTGGGTGAGCGATTCAACCGCCGGATGGCCGTCGGAATCGCGATTGCACTGCTCGGGAGCGTGCTTCTCTCGGCCGGTGATTTTCTCACAGGGGGTGTCTTCGCCGGGGCCGACCCACTGTACGGCGACGCGCTCGCACTCCTGGGTGCTGTCGCGGCCGCCGGCTACGTGCTCGCCGGCCGCTCTCTGCGCCAGCACATGCCGCTCGTTCCCTACGTCGTCGTGGTCTATTCGGTCTGTACGGCGGGGTTGCTCGTCTGGACGGTCGGCCAGGGTGCGTCGCTCGGCCCCTATCCGCCGCGAGAGTGGCTCCTGTTCCTGGGGATGGCCGTCGGGCCGGGAATTTTCGGGCACACAGTCGTCAACTGGGCATTAGGCCACGTCGAATCGAGTGTGGTCAGCGTGACGCTCGTGGGCGAGCCCGTCGGGAGCACGCTGCTGGCGCTGGTCTTGCTCGGAGAGGTCCCACCCGCGTTGACAGTCGTCGGTGGTGCCGTGGTCCTGGCCGGGATCGTGCTGACGGCGCGGTCGCGGCCCAAAGCGGATTAG